GAAGGTGCTGGCGCAGACGGGCCTGACGCTCGCCGACATTGACCTGATCGAGCTGAATGAGGCGTTTGCGGCGCAGTCCCTGGCTGTGACACGCGAACTGGGCCTGAACGAGGACATCCTGAACGTGAACGGCGGCGCCATCGCGCTGGGCCACCCGCTGGGCTGCTCGGGCGCGAAACTCACCACCACCGCCATCTACGAACTGCGGCGCCGGGGCGGCGGCAAGGCCCTGATCACCATGTGCATCGGTGGCGGCATGGGCGCCGCCGGAATCATCGAGGTCTACCCGGCCGAGGACACCCAGGCCGCAGACTGAAGCGGGAACAGCGGAGGGGCCGGACACAGATCAGTCCGGCCCCATTTCGTTTGGAAGGTCAGCGAGCCGGAAGGTGGCGGCTGATGTTCCGTTCTGTCTCTGGACCTGTTCTGGATACCGAACCGATTGTGCGCGTCTGCGCCACGACTAGGACGGCCTTCTCCCTGGCCAACTCGCCGGCGGTGCTGCCACTCTTTGTCACGGCAGCTCGGCGCTGCTCTGTACAAGGGTGATCCGGACAGGCTGGTTCGATCCGTCTTCTGAATGAAGCCAGCCCGATCCTTCAAACGTCGTTTTTCCCTGCACTGTCGTCAGGGTGTTATCCCCATCTGTGCCGGAGATATAGGTCGTGACCAGAATTGCGCCGGCCGTCTTTTCAACCTTCCACAGGGTCGCTGACAGTGTGCCGGCTGGATCGGACTGGCTCATGATGATGTCGCCAGAGACAGTGCCGGTCTGGTTCTCGAACCCACCGACTCCCGAAGGGGCGCCATCACTTCCTACAGGGCCGGACTCGGAAGAGACAGTGGCTGTTCCGGAGTCCAGCGAAGTGGCGCCGTCCGGCGTGCTGACGGCCCAGTTCCACACCCCCTGATACCGTGTTGTGATGTCAAATGCCGCGCTGGAGCCGACATTGCCGGCCGCGTCGTATGCCTTGGCGGTAAAGCCTGTTCTGGCAGCGGTCAGATCGGGTGTGTACGTGAACGGCGAGGTCGTATCGGTCGCCAGCAGCGTGGTTCCCTGGTAGAACTCCACCCTTGTCACCTTCACGTTGTCGGTGGCAGTGGCGATAAGGGCCAGTTCACGGGTATCGCTGGTACCGCGGCTCAGAGCGACTGCCGGAGCCGTGGTATCTGGCGTGGCAGGTGCGAGACCGTCATCACAGGCCGTCAGAAGAAGAACCGCTGTGAGGGCCGACAGGAAGGCAGATTTCACCCGGCCACTGTAGGGGTGACGGCAGGAGCGCGGTGCCTCACATCCGTCAGTCCGGACCGGAAAGCGCTCGCTGGCTCAGAAGTTGGCCCTTCGGTGAAATGCGGGCGCACCCAACAGCGGATCATCGTCTCCTGTGGCGTGGGCGCACCAAGGCTAAGGGACGGACTGCGCATGTCCGTCTCTTAGCCCTGT
This region of Deinococcus metalli genomic DNA includes:
- a CDS encoding Ig-like domain-containing protein, which encodes MKSAFLSALTAVLLLTACDDGLAPATPDTTAPAVALSRGTSDTRELALIATATDNVKVTRVEFYQGTTLLATDTTSPFTYTPDLTAARTGFTAKAYDAAGNVGSSAAFDITTRYQGVWNWAVSTPDGATSLDSGTATVSSESGPVGSDGAPSGVGGFENQTGTVSGDIIMSQSDPAGTLSATLWKVEKTAGAILVTTYISGTDGDNTLTTVQGKTTFEGSGWLHSEDGSNQPVRITLVQSSAELP